The Stigmatella aurantiaca DW4/3-1 genome contains the following window.
TTGACACTGCTTTTTTGCAGCGCCGCCCGTGGAGCGACTTTGGCCCGTGGCTGCGCAGGCTCAAGCGGCTCGGCTTTCCAGATCTCTGGAGCCGGTTTCACATTGCGACCCTCTACGTGCAATCGTTGTCCACCTTTCCCGAGCAAGCACGTGACGCCTTTGCCATGCTGGCGGACGTAGAGCGCCGAGTCTTGAGGCGGCGCAAGGACCGGAGTTCCCGCCAGCAGATGCTAGACGGCATTGAGCACGCCCGGCGCGAGGCTACGAGACACGGCATCCTGCCGCCCAACACCTTGCCAGCTCGGCCCCGGCGGCGCGTGCGCAGCGGATAACTCCTGCTCGGCCTGGTACCACTCGGTCACATCGGCGAGCAGGCATCCACGCGCCACCGTGCATGTCTGTCCTGGCTTCCACTGTTGTCCACTCGGCTGGAATACAGCGCGGGACCATCGCCGTTCCCAAGCCCGCACTGATTGCGATGAGGCTTGAGCCCCGGTCATTGACCGTCTGTGTGGGCGAGCCTTGTCTTGAACGATCCCAAGGAAAAATGAACAAGCTCAAGATCATTGGATTGATGGGGTTCACGTTCGCCGCGCTCGCCGCGTGTGGACCGGAACTGACTCCCGAGGCGATGGAACTCGAGCAGGCGAGTGACCCGCTGCAGGCGCCTCGACCCCCCAGCGACGATTCCGGGGGGGGCGGTGGGGGTATCTCCCTCCCAGCGCCCCAGCCTGCACCGGCTCCTGCTCCGAGCGCGGAGCTCACCCGCTATTACGGGTACCTGTCCCAGGCCGGGTTCTACAACTCCAGTCAGCTCGGGATGGTGAAGGAGGAGGTTCTCTGCGACGTATACGTCTCCCAGGGGGCGGGGACGTTTAACCGAGGCGTCACCAAGACCTGCACCTGGCAGCAGACCGAGCCCGGATGGGTACTCCAGAGCGTTTCGGTAGAGGTGCCAGAGAACAAGAAAGGCCGCGGTAGCTATGCCTACAACACCATGGCCGCAGACGGGCAGTTCTTCATGCACATCCAGGAGACGGGCGACAAGTGGAAGGCTGCGATTGACCTGGCCGCCAAGGCCGCTGACGTTGAGGTGAAGCAAAAGCTTGAGCTCGACTATCAGCAGCACATGGAGCGGATGGTGAGCCTCTCTGCGAACAAGAACACCGTGCATCTTGAGGTGACTGCCAATGGTGGGGCCTTTGCGAAGTCCGCCATTCGCGTGATCCTCCGGGGAAAGAAGATCCGGGTGGAATAAGCCAGATAATGGTCAGGTGATCGCTGAAGAAGGGCTCGGAGGTAACTCCGGGCCCGTTTTCATTTAGTACGTGGCGTCGCGCAGCGCCCGGAGCATGCTCGCACTCCCCTGTCCTGCGGCGTAGAGGGTGGCGGCGCCCTTCGGCCGGTTGACCCCGATAAATTCGGTGGCTGCGTGTTTGGCTGCGGCCGTGGCGATCACGAAGATGTCCGCGGTCGCCGCCTGTTGCTTCAAGGCAGGCGATCCTCCGGCCTTGTCGCTGAAGCACGCGACGCGAGCTGTCGGGGCAAGTTGCTTGATGACACGTGTAACCCGCTCCAGGACGTTCGCTTTCAGTGAATAGAGAGCGATCTTGCGTCCTTCGAGCGCCGCGGCCAGGGTCCCACCGGACGCGGAGTTCTCACGTGATTCATCCTGAAGCCTCTGCTCCAGAGGACTCGGCACGTGCAGGGCAAGTTCTTTCGCCAGGTCCCGCAGCAGCAGAATCTGCTCCCGGCTCGTGCGGCGCATGTGGTGCTGCAGGTACCGCGTGACTTCATGGAAGAACTGTGCGCGCTCCTCTGGGTCGGCAGCTGGGTGGTTCACCAGCATGTCCAGGGTGTCGAGGGCCCAATCTCCGAGCGAGGCCGCTGCCACTCGCATCCATGTTTCTCTCAGGGACGTGAGCGCGGAACGGTATTCGCCTGCCGTCAGGCCTATCCGGATCAGTGCCTCGGTCACTTCGCAGAGCGCCTGCAACTGCTCCACGCGGACTTGATCGTCCAGAGCGATGACGACAGCGAGCTGCTCCAGCACCGGCTTGAGCACTCGCTCGGGTCCTTCGGGGGTCAAAAGAAACGAGAGCAGGTGAGGAAGGCCTGTGCGGAGAGCCTCCTCTCCCCAAGGTGGGCGGACAGTACCGAGTTCCCTGGCGGTCGCCTCCACACGGGCTGGGTTGCCAATCCATTCGGGCCGAAGCCATTCGCGCATACCGTGCTCGGCCACTTCGAGCGCGCTGGGCCATGGCTCCGGATGTCGCAGGCGCTCGAGCCAGCCACTCGGATCCACGGGAATGACAGGAGGGGAGGGGGGAGCCGCTGTCGGCCGGGCCGGAGGCTGTGTGGCGAGTTCGAGCAGCCGCTCGTAGTGACGGCGCAGGGGCTCCCGGCCCAGGAGCGCCTCGCGTTCGTTGGGAGAGGCACTGTCCACGGAGGCGAGCGCCTTCCGGGCTGCATCGAGCGTGTCGAGTTCGCTCGCACAACGCAGGAGGAGCGCGAGCCGCTCCACCCCTTCTGGGTGCGTCAGCGCTTCTTGGAAGGCGCGGTCCACGTCCGCCTCTTCGAATGCCTTGCGAGCTGCGTCGAGGCCATGAGCCGGAGCCATGCCCTGGGGGCCAGGGACGAGCGCCGCGAGCGCCTCGAGGTAAGGGCGATCCAGGGCATTCACCGGAAGTGCCGCCAAGAGTTCGTCTCGCAGTTCTGGGCGCGCGGGCCGGGCTGCCGCCGCCAGCATCATGAAGCAGCGCGTGACCTCCGGTGCGGCCATCCCGCGGCGCGTCCGGAACAGCGTGGGGCAGGTGGGCCAAAGTTGGCTGAAGTGCGCGACCGCCCCCGCGGCGTCGCACGCCCTCTCGAAGGGCCTCAGCTCCTGGACATAGAGCGCCCGGATCAGTGCCTGGGTCACTCGCCGCGGGCGGGCGAGCGTCAGCAAGGTATTGAATCGTCTGGGCTCGAGAAGCTCCTCCCACGCCTGGAGGCACTCCGCGCGCAGGACCTCGAGGAAGAGCTGGTTCTGTGCGGAGAGCCGTCCGAGCCGCCGGAATTCCGCGATGTGACCGGCAGCGGCCGTGCCATCCCCTGCTCTGAGGGCATGTTCAAAGTCTCCGAGGATGCGGCCGGTGGGGCGGGGAACGGCGAGCAGACGGAGGGGCCGCTCCTTGCGCAGCGTCTGCATCAGCAGGAGCTTCCGCCGCACGTGCTCCCGGTACTCCTTGCGTGGGACTCGCAAGCGGAAGGCCCGTCCCGGCGCAGCCTGTCTCACTGCCTGATCGATCGGGTCCTGGGTGTCCAGCTGGGACCACGCGGCCCACGGACCGGCGTATGAGGGACCAACGAAGGCGATCAACTGCTCGCGCAAGGCCCGGGCCCCCGAGGCAGTGGCCGAGAGCGCATACCATTCCACCCGGTCATCCTCCCGCACGCGAGGAAGACACAACGGGTCTTCCCCGGCGCGGAGCGCCTCAATCCAAGGGGCAAGCCGCTCCAGCGTGTCGTGAGGGAGTCTTTTTTCCTGGATTTTCTCCCAGCGAAGCTTGTTTCCAGGTCCGAAGAAGCGCTCGGGAAACCCTGGAGGCAGCCATGAACGCGGAGGTGCGCTCACAGGACCCCTCCGTATTCGCGATGGAATGAAACGCGAAGGCTGGCCACTTGCGCCGGATCTCTCTGCAGGGTCACCAACTCGGTCTGGATCTCGATACCGCTGTAGGTGAAGTTCATCGAGCCGGTGAGTCCGAAGTCGTCTCCAATCAGCCCCTTGGCGTGAAGGACATCCCGCTTGAAGAGGGTCAGCGACCCTGAAGGGAGCCTGCCCACCACCGAATCGTGCAGCGCCTTGCAGAAGCGCACGCTCTCTGGCTCGGACCTCGTGGCCAGCACCAACCGCGTTCCGCGATTCATCAGCCGCCGAAGGACGTCGCTCAGCCGCAGCCGCGTGGGGGAGAGTTCCGGATCCAGACTTCTGAAGGCCGCCGTCTGGTTGTCGAGCACCTCGATGTCCCTCACCCAGGGGGACACCAGCCACAAGCACCGGCTGGGCTTGAGGAACTCGCGCACGAAGAGCCCCTGGAGCACCTCTCGAATCTCGTTCCGGGAAGCGGAGGAGGTCCGGAGGATCTGCCTCGTGGTGATCTGGCTCATTGCACTGCCTCCGGCAGGTCAAAGAGCACGGCCATCCGCCCTTGCTCGCGGCGCGTGCCGCGGACGTGCGGGTGGACGAGCAGTGTGTAGGTATCGAGCGGCTCGATGAGGACCGCCAAGATGGCTTCCCGGAGCCGT
Protein-coding sequences here:
- the dpdD gene encoding protein DpdD, which codes for MSAPPRSWLPPGFPERFFGPGNKLRWEKIQEKRLPHDTLERLAPWIEALRAGEDPLCLPRVREDDRVEWYALSATASGARALREQLIAFVGPSYAGPWAAWSQLDTQDPIDQAVRQAAPGRAFRLRVPRKEYREHVRRKLLLMQTLRKERPLRLLAVPRPTGRILGDFEHALRAGDGTAAAGHIAEFRRLGRLSAQNQLFLEVLRAECLQAWEELLEPRRFNTLLTLARPRRVTQALIRALYVQELRPFERACDAAGAVAHFSQLWPTCPTLFRTRRGMAAPEVTRCFMMLAAAARPARPELRDELLAALPVNALDRPYLEALAALVPGPQGMAPAHGLDAARKAFEEADVDRAFQEALTHPEGVERLALLLRCASELDTLDAARKALASVDSASPNEREALLGREPLRRHYERLLELATQPPARPTAAPPSPPVIPVDPSGWLERLRHPEPWPSALEVAEHGMREWLRPEWIGNPARVEATARELGTVRPPWGEEALRTGLPHLLSFLLTPEGPERVLKPVLEQLAVVIALDDQVRVEQLQALCEVTEALIRIGLTAGEYRSALTSLRETWMRVAAASLGDWALDTLDMLVNHPAADPEERAQFFHEVTRYLQHHMRRTSREQILLLRDLAKELALHVPSPLEQRLQDESRENSASGGTLAAALEGRKIALYSLKANVLERVTRVIKQLAPTARVACFSDKAGGSPALKQQAATADIFVIATAAAKHAATEFIGVNRPKGAATLYAAGQGSASMLRALRDATY
- the dpdK gene encoding phospholipase D-like domain-containing protein DpdK: MSQITTRQILRTSSASRNEIREVLQGLFVREFLKPSRCLWLVSPWVRDIEVLDNQTAAFRSLDPELSPTRLRLSDVLRRLMNRGTRLVLATRSEPESVRFCKALHDSVVGRLPSGSLTLFKRDVLHAKGLIGDDFGLTGSMNFTYSGIEIQTELVTLQRDPAQVASLRVSFHREYGGVL